CTGCACCACGGCGGGATGGTGTTCCATCGCGAGAAATAGCCGGCGTCATGCGGCAGGGGCGAGGCGACGGCGCGAACCGAGCGCAGCGCGGGCGGCGTCCGCTCGCGCATCCAATGTTTCCACCGTTCACGTCGAGCCGACGCCCGCGCGATTAGAAGTTCGTAGACAACGCGCGCCGCCGCCGCACAGCGACCGGCACGCGTATCGGCCATCGACAGCCGCCGGCGTCCCGACGCCGCGGCGCTTCCCACCGTGAGCAGGAGCATCCGCATGAGCGACGACAAGAACAATGCAGGTTCCCCGGACCGCGACCGCATCAACGTCAACGAGGACTACGAATTGCAGTACTGGACCAGCACGTTCGGCGTCTCCGCCGACGAACTGCGTGCGGCCGTCGAGGTCGCCGGTCCCACGGCCGAAGCCGTGCGCGCACACCTGGGCAAGTAGCCTGGCCAGGCCCACGCGATGAGCCTTGCCGAATACCGCCGCAAACGCAGCTTCGACAAGACCAGGGAGCCGGAGCCGGGCAAGGCGCTGCCGCAAGGACAGCGCCCGATCTTCGTGGTGCAGCTGCACCACGCCAGTCGCCGCCACTACGATTTCCGGCTGCAGGTGGGTGACGCCCTGAAGAGCTGGGCGGTACCGAAGGGCCCGAGCTACGATCCCAAGGTCAAGCGCATGGCGGTGGAGGTCGAGGATCACCCCGTCGACTACGCCGGCTTCGAAGGCGAGATTCCCAAGGGCGAATACGGCGGGGGCCATGTCGCGCAGTTCGACCATGGCGTGTGGAGCACCGCCGGCGATCCCGAAGCGCAACTGGCCAAGGGCCACCTGCGCTTCGAACTGTTCGGGACCAAGCTCAAGGGCGGCTGGCACCTGGTGCGTTCCGGCAAGCCGGCGCGCCAGCCGCAGTGGTTGCTGTTCAAGGAAGACGATGCGTTCGCCAGCGACGTGGAGGCGGACGACCTGCTCGCCGACGTGACCGCGCCGCCGCCGGAGGATCTCAAGCGCGCCGGCGCGGGCAAGCCGAACAAGCGCAAGGCGCTAACCGCCGTCGCGCTGCCGCGCAAGGCGAAAAAGACCGACTGGGCGAAGCGGGCGCTGGCCCTGCCCAAGGCCAAGCGCGCTGCGGCGCCGACCGGGCCGTTCCAGGGGCAGCTGGCCAAGCTCGGCGACGCCCCGCCCAAGGGCGAGCACTGGATCCACGAGATCAAGTGGGACGGCTACCGGATCCTCGCCACCATCGCCGATGGCGCAGTGCGCCTGTGGTCGCGCAACGCGATCGAATGGACCGACAAGATTCCCGAGGTCCGCGATGCCATCGCCGCGCTGGGCCTGAAATCGGCGGCGCTGGACGGCGAGCTGATCGCGGGCAAAGGCACCAAGGAAGACTTCAACCTGCTGCAGGCGGTGCTGTCCGGCGAACGCCAGGCGGCGCTGGCGCTGGCGCTGTTCGATCTGCTGCACATCGACGGCGTCGACATCGCCGATGCGCCGCTGACCGCGCGCAAGGCCTTGCTGCAGGAGCTGCTGCACGGCGCCGATGCGCACCTGGCCTTCAGTTCGCACATCGAAGGCGATGGCGAGGCCGCATTCCAGATGGCGGGAGAGCAGCACTTCGAGGGCATCATCTCCAAGCGCGCCGACCGCGGCTATCACGGCGGCCGCAGCGAGGACTGGCGCAAGACCAAGCAGCTGATCTCCGACGAGTTCGCCGTGGTCGGCTACACCGCGCCCAAGGGCAGCCGTTCCGGCTTCGGCTCGCTGCTGCTGGCCCGGCCCGACCCGCAGCACGGATGGCTGTACGCCGGCCGTGTAGGCTCGGGCTTTTCGGACGCGTTGTTGCGCGAGGTGACCAAACGGATCGGCAAGGCCGGCGGCAAGACGCCGACCGCCCACGTCCCCACCACCGAAACCGATCTGCGCGCGGCCACCTGGTTCGCGCCGCGCTTCGTGGTGGAAGTGTTCTACCGCGGCATCGGCGGCCAGCAGTTGCTGCGGCAGGCCTCGCTGAAGGCGGTGCGGCCGGACAAGGACGTCGCCGACCTGCGCGATTCGTATCGCGCGGCGCCGGGCGCACCGGCGCCGCAGACGACACCGGCGACGAAACGCCGCCGCACATCCGACGGCGACGATGCCGGCGGTCGCGTGCCGCCGGCGCTGTCCAGCCCCGGCAAGATCATTTTCCCGGACATCGGCGCCACCAAGCAGGAGGTATGGGACTACTACAGCGCGGTCATGGATCACCTGCTGCCGGAGATCGCCGGGCGGCCGCTGTCGATCATCCGCTGTCCCAGCGGCGCGGAACGGCCGTGTTTCTTCCAGAAGCACCATACCGCCGGGCTGGAACTGGTGTCCTCGGTGCGCCTGAAGGAGGAAGCCGGCAACAACGCGTACTACCTGGTGGTCAACGATGCCGCCGGCCTGCTGGAACTGGTGCAGTTCAATGCGCTGGAATTCCATCCGTGGGGTTCGTATGCCGACCATCCCGACTCGGCCAACCGGGTGGTGTTCGACCTGGATCCCGGCCCGGACGTGCCGTTCGCCGAGGTCAAGAAGGCCGCCACCGACATCCGCAAGCTGCTGGCGCAGCTGGAACTGGACTCCTTCCTCCGCGTCTCCGGCGGCAAGGGCCTGCACGTGGTGGTGCCGCTCGCTCCTGGCTGCGACTGGGACCTGACCAAGCGCTTCGCGCACGGCTTCGCCGACGCGCTGGCGCAGTCCGAACCAGAACGTTTCCTGGCCACCGCGACCAAGCGCCTGCGCAACAAGCGGATCTTCGTCGACTACCTGCGCAACGGCCGCGGCGCCACCGCGGTGGCCTCGTATTCGCTGCGCGGACGCCCCGGCGCGCCGGTCGCGATGCCGCTGGCCTGGAGCGAATTGCCCAAGCTGCACCGCGCCGATGCATTCAAGATGCGCGATGTGCCGGCGAAGCTGAAGCGGCGCCGCAAGGATCCCTGGGAAGGCATCGCCGACGTGCAGCAGAACCTCGCGCGCTGGGCTGCGTCGGAGGAATAGCGGCCGGGCGCATCGCCGCGGCACGACGGCAGGGCCGAACGCTGTCGGCCCGGCGGCTGCGCACGTTAGCCCTGCGGCCCGCCCATCACCGGCAGGATCGCGCCGCTGATGTAGCTGGCGGTGATCGGCGAGGCCAGGAACACGTAGGCCGGCGACAGCTCCTCCGGCTGCGCCGCGCGGCCCATCGCGCTGCTCTTGCCGAATTCGGCCACGTCCTCGGCGGACTTGTCGGCCGGGTTCAGCGGCGTCCACACCGGCCCCGGCGCGACCGCGTTGACGCGGATTCCGCGCGGCTGCAGTTGGCTGGCCAGGGCCATGGTGAAGGCATGGATCGCGCCCTTGGTCGCCGAGTAGTCGAGCAGCGACTTGCTGCCGAACAGGCCGGTCTCCGAACCGCTGTTGATGATCGCCGCACCACGCTTGAGGTGCGGCAAGGCCGCGCGCGCCATGTGGAAGTAGCCGGCGATGTTGGTCTGCAGGGTTTCCTGCAAGTGCTCGTCGCTGAGGTCCTCCAGCGCGTGGCAATGCAACTGGAAGGCGGCGTTGTTGACCAGCACGTCGAGCCCGCCGAAGGCGCGCACGGTCTGCGCCACCGCGTCCTGGCAGAACGCCGGATCCTTCACGTCGCCGGCGATGGTCAGGCAACGGCGGCCTTCCTTCTCCACGTGCGCGCGGGTCACCTGCGCGTCCTCGTGCTCGTCCAGGTACAGCACCGCCACGTCGGCACCTTCGCGTGCGAACAGCACCGCCACCGCGCGGCCGATGCCCGAGTCGGCGCCGGTGACGATCGCGCTCATGCCGCGCAGCTTGCCGCTGCCCACGTAGTCCGGCGCCTCGAAGCGCGGTTGCAGCGCCAGGTCCTGTTCCTTGCCGGGCTTGCGCAGGTGCTGGCCGGGCATCGTCTCCGGCTGCTTGCGCGTGCCTGCCTGGGTCGGCGCGGATTTCTTGGTCTTGGCCTTGGCTTGTTTCTCGCCCGCGTCGACCTCGCGTTGCAGCGCGCGCTGCTTCTGCGCGGTCTTGCCGGCGGCGCCGGCGGCAGCGGAGCTGGCCGGCTTGGACGAGGCGGACTTGGAGGCGGCGGGTGGTTTGCGGCGGGAGGCCATCGGCAGTGCTCCGGAAGTGGGCGCGGCGCGGGGCGCCGCTGATGTGGACGATCGCCGTTGCGACCGCGGACAGGGCGAAACGCTAGGCGCGGTCGGCGACGCCTTCGACGCCGGCGTGCTGGGCGCAATGCGCGCAGCAGAACATGCGTCCGCCGGCTTCCACGCCGTGGCCGACGATGCGGCAGTCGCAGTGGCTGCAGTGCGGGGCGAAGGCGTGGATCGCGCACTCGAACGAATCGAAG
This sequence is a window from Xanthomonas sp. CFBP 8443. Protein-coding genes within it:
- a CDS encoding DUF3606 domain-containing protein — its product is MSDDKNNAGSPDRDRINVNEDYELQYWTSTFGVSADELRAAVEVAGPTAEAVRAHLGK
- a CDS encoding SDR family oxidoreductase produces the protein MASRRKPPAASKSASSKPASSAAAGAAGKTAQKQRALQREVDAGEKQAKAKTKKSAPTQAGTRKQPETMPGQHLRKPGKEQDLALQPRFEAPDYVGSGKLRGMSAIVTGADSGIGRAVAVLFAREGADVAVLYLDEHEDAQVTRAHVEKEGRRCLTIAGDVKDPAFCQDAVAQTVRAFGGLDVLVNNAAFQLHCHALEDLSDEHLQETLQTNIAGYFHMARAALPHLKRGAAIINSGSETGLFGSKSLLDYSATKGAIHAFTMALASQLQPRGIRVNAVAPGPVWTPLNPADKSAEDVAEFGKSSAMGRAAQPEELSPAYVFLASPITASYISGAILPVMGGPQG
- the ligD gene encoding DNA ligase D, translated to MSLAEYRRKRSFDKTREPEPGKALPQGQRPIFVVQLHHASRRHYDFRLQVGDALKSWAVPKGPSYDPKVKRMAVEVEDHPVDYAGFEGEIPKGEYGGGHVAQFDHGVWSTAGDPEAQLAKGHLRFELFGTKLKGGWHLVRSGKPARQPQWLLFKEDDAFASDVEADDLLADVTAPPPEDLKRAGAGKPNKRKALTAVALPRKAKKTDWAKRALALPKAKRAAAPTGPFQGQLAKLGDAPPKGEHWIHEIKWDGYRILATIADGAVRLWSRNAIEWTDKIPEVRDAIAALGLKSAALDGELIAGKGTKEDFNLLQAVLSGERQAALALALFDLLHIDGVDIADAPLTARKALLQELLHGADAHLAFSSHIEGDGEAAFQMAGEQHFEGIISKRADRGYHGGRSEDWRKTKQLISDEFAVVGYTAPKGSRSGFGSLLLARPDPQHGWLYAGRVGSGFSDALLREVTKRIGKAGGKTPTAHVPTTETDLRAATWFAPRFVVEVFYRGIGGQQLLRQASLKAVRPDKDVADLRDSYRAAPGAPAPQTTPATKRRRTSDGDDAGGRVPPALSSPGKIIFPDIGATKQEVWDYYSAVMDHLLPEIAGRPLSIIRCPSGAERPCFFQKHHTAGLELVSSVRLKEEAGNNAYYLVVNDAAGLLELVQFNALEFHPWGSYADHPDSANRVVFDLDPGPDVPFAEVKKAATDIRKLLAQLELDSFLRVSGGKGLHVVVPLAPGCDWDLTKRFAHGFADALAQSEPERFLATATKRLRNKRIFVDYLRNGRGATAVASYSLRGRPGAPVAMPLAWSELPKLHRADAFKMRDVPAKLKRRRKDPWEGIADVQQNLARWAASEE